Proteins found in one Nitrospirota bacterium genomic segment:
- a CDS encoding Coenzyme F420 hydrogenase/dehydrogenase, beta subunit C-terminal domain, producing MEVWEGYAADPEVRFNGSSGGLASALALYCIEKAGMHGLLHIGQDDSAPLRNKTFFSTSRKEIVARTGSRYAPASPCDGLATIAGVPGPSAFIGKPCDVAAVRMAQSLRSELAEKIGVTIGFFCAGTPSTQGTMDLIRSLGIAPDTVEEIRYRGRGWPGRFSVKLKGEQQPREVMRYMDSWGFLQKYRPYRCHLCPDGTGEFADLACGDPWYRNIKEGEQGHSLVLVRTERGRETLRGAMDAGYVILKPADPSILEASQINLLHKRGAVWGRVLAMRMFGIPTPRFEGFSLFRNWLRLSFKDKARSVLGTARRIILRGYFRPQRVHTALTILPTDSRETDA from the coding sequence TTGGAGGTCTGGGAAGGCTATGCGGCTGATCCGGAAGTCCGATTCAACGGATCATCCGGAGGGCTGGCCAGCGCGCTTGCGCTCTATTGCATCGAGAAGGCCGGGATGCACGGTCTCCTGCACATCGGCCAGGATGACAGTGCTCCGTTACGTAACAAGACATTCTTCAGTACGTCTCGAAAGGAAATCGTGGCGCGGACGGGGTCGCGCTACGCGCCGGCTTCGCCCTGTGACGGTCTTGCAACGATCGCGGGTGTACCGGGTCCATCTGCCTTCATTGGCAAGCCCTGCGACGTTGCTGCGGTCAGGATGGCGCAGTCCCTGAGGAGCGAGCTCGCCGAGAAGATCGGCGTGACCATTGGGTTTTTCTGCGCCGGGACTCCGTCGACCCAAGGGACCATGGACCTGATCAGATCCCTGGGAATCGCTCCCGACACGGTGGAGGAGATTCGCTACCGCGGACGGGGATGGCCGGGACGATTCTCGGTCAAGCTGAAGGGTGAACAGCAGCCGCGGGAAGTGATGAGGTACATGGATTCGTGGGGCTTTTTGCAGAAATACCGACCCTATCGCTGCCACCTCTGCCCGGACGGAACCGGCGAGTTCGCGGACCTGGCGTGCGGCGATCCTTGGTATCGCAATATCAAAGAGGGGGAACAGGGCCACTCGCTCGTGCTTGTGCGGACCGAACGCGGCAGAGAGACCCTAAGAGGGGCAATGGATGCCGGATATGTGATCCTGAAACCGGCCGACCCATCGATTCTTGAGGCGTCGCAAATAAATCTGCTCCACAAACGGGGGGCAGTTTGGGGTCGCGTGCTGGCTATGAGGATGTTTGGGATACCCACGCCACGATTTGAGGGATTTTCGTTGTTCCGAAACTGGCTGCGCCTGTCGTTCAAAGACAAAGCGCGTTCTGTTCTCGGCACCGCCAGGAGAATTATCCTCCGTGGCTACTTCAGGCCGCAGCGGGTGCACACGGCGTTGACGATCTTGCCAACTGACTCTCGTGAGACCGACGCTTAA
- the lhgO gene encoding L-2-hydroxyglutarate oxidase, which yields MRPTLNTDILIVGGGIIGLTIGRELSVRSPATSITLIEKEPSVGAHASGRNSGVLHAGFYYSPDSLKARFTVEGNRLLTDYCKQHQLKINQCGKVVVAKDDKEIELLYELKSRGEKNGVALQLVDEAELAKIEPNARTRRAALFSPSTATVNPKEVVAHIAESLKGKVSILLNERLERRTDDTTVDTTSRRIRFKYLVNAAGLYADKIAQQFAVGRQYTVVPFKGLYMQYSDNSLIGKHIYPVPDLRMPFLGVHFTKTVDGRVKIGPTAIPAFWRENYRGVENFKFTEFLTTVFHEAGLFISNHSNFRVLALEEIKKYSGTYLKDQASLLVKKIDIRRFGEFLQPGIRAQLVDTTTRSLVMDFVVEHRENSTHVLNAVSPAFTCSFSFSRFLVDEIEKRWVR from the coding sequence GTGAGACCGACGCTTAATACCGACATCCTGATTGTTGGGGGTGGAATCATTGGCCTCACCATCGGGCGAGAATTGTCCGTCAGGTCGCCAGCGACGAGTATTACGTTGATTGAGAAAGAGCCTTCTGTCGGTGCGCATGCAAGCGGGAGAAATAGCGGTGTTCTCCACGCCGGGTTCTATTACTCGCCCGACAGCCTGAAAGCAAGATTCACGGTCGAGGGCAATCGCCTCTTGACCGACTACTGCAAACAGCATCAGCTCAAGATCAATCAATGCGGGAAGGTTGTTGTCGCAAAAGACGACAAAGAGATCGAGTTGTTATACGAGCTGAAGAGCCGAGGGGAGAAGAACGGTGTGGCCCTCCAGCTGGTCGACGAAGCCGAGCTTGCGAAAATCGAGCCCAATGCCAGGACGCGCCGAGCCGCTCTCTTTTCGCCATCCACCGCCACCGTCAACCCGAAAGAGGTCGTTGCGCATATCGCGGAATCGCTCAAGGGCAAGGTCAGCATCCTCCTGAATGAGCGACTTGAGCGCAGGACCGACGACACTACGGTGGACACCACCAGTCGGCGAATTCGCTTCAAGTATTTGGTCAATGCCGCCGGACTCTACGCGGACAAGATCGCCCAGCAGTTCGCCGTCGGCCGGCAATACACAGTCGTGCCCTTCAAGGGGCTCTATATGCAGTACAGCGACAATAGCTTGATCGGTAAACACATCTATCCGGTCCCGGATTTGCGGATGCCATTTCTCGGAGTCCATTTCACCAAGACCGTGGACGGAAGGGTGAAGATCGGCCCCACGGCGATTCCTGCGTTCTGGCGTGAAAACTATCGAGGAGTGGAAAATTTCAAATTCACGGAGTTTCTGACGACAGTGTTCCACGAAGCGGGCCTGTTTATCTCGAATCACTCGAACTTCAGAGTGCTCGCTCTCGAGGAGATCAAAAAATATTCCGGAACGTATCTGAAGGATCAGGCCTCTCTTCTCGTCAAGAAAATCGACATACGGCGATTCGGGGAATTCCTGCAGCCTGGAATCAGGGCCCAGCTGGTTGATACGACAACACGATCGCTCGTGATGGATTTTGTGGTGGAACATCGAGAAAACTCCACTCACGTTTTGAACGCGGTGTCTCCTGCATTTACTTGCTCGTTCTCGTTTAGCAGATTTCTCGTTGATGAGATTGAAAAGAGGTGGGTCAGATGA
- a CDS encoding fibronectin type III domain-containing protein, with protein MKRTLRAGAAIHGTTVRHGARLLGLISVLSVLLTAPGCGGGGGSTGSPPANPIPAGVGSATLSWEKPATNQDGTPLTDLAGYQIYYSQTTPVTTADSQLISVLNPNQISYVVAGLAPGTYHFAVTAVNLQGSESPMSNEAIKTVD; from the coding sequence ATGAAACGGACTCTGAGAGCGGGTGCAGCAATCCACGGAACGACCGTGAGGCACGGGGCACGTCTCCTCGGCCTCATTTCCGTCCTCTCCGTCCTCCTCACAGCCCCCGGATGTGGGGGCGGAGGGGGAAGCACCGGGAGCCCCCCAGCGAACCCCATCCCAGCAGGTGTCGGCTCCGCAACGCTCTCCTGGGAAAAACCCGCCACCAATCAAGACGGCACACCCTTGACAGATCTGGCGGGATACCAAATCTACTATAGCCAGACAACGCCGGTCACAACGGCTGACAGCCAGTTGATCTCAGTGCTCAACCCGAACCAAATCTCCTACGTGGTAGCAGGTCTTGCGCCGGGCACATACCACTTCGCAGTTACGGCTGTTAATTTGCAGGGAAGTGAAAGTCCAATGTCAAATGAGGCAATTAAAACGGTCGATTGA
- the rfbB gene encoding dTDP-glucose 4,6-dehydratase has protein sequence MHHATANIMVTGGAGFIGSNFIRHVLGRSDFTGTIVNYDKLTYAGNLLSLSDVADQHGGKRYFFERGDVCNYEHVKTVLAKYDIGVIVHFAAESHVDRSIFGPKEFIETNISGTFSMLEAARQFWATKKAVRFHHISTDEVYGSLGETGYFFESTPYDPHSPYSASKAASDHLVRAYSHTYALPVTISNCSNNYGPYHFPEKLIPLMILNAVEGKKLPVYGDGKNVRDWLYVEDHCEAIWTILSQGKPGETYNIGGECEKTNLEVVTAICDALEDMYPIAKNSRIRDAASGIKRYCDLISFVPDRPGHDRRYAINCDKIKSELGWKQRHNFEDGLRETIAWFLQNAAWVDSVRSGDYQKWIETNYAVRKS, from the coding sequence ATGCATCATGCCACGGCGAACATCATGGTGACGGGCGGCGCCGGATTCATCGGCTCCAATTTCATCAGGCACGTGTTGGGCCGATCGGACTTCACGGGCACGATTGTCAACTATGACAAGCTGACGTATGCCGGGAATCTTCTGAGCCTGTCGGACGTGGCGGATCAACACGGCGGGAAGCGGTATTTCTTCGAGCGCGGTGATGTCTGCAACTACGAACACGTCAAGACGGTCTTGGCCAAGTACGACATCGGGGTCATTGTGCACTTTGCGGCTGAAAGCCACGTGGACCGCTCGATCTTCGGCCCCAAGGAGTTCATCGAGACGAACATCAGCGGCACGTTCAGCATGCTCGAAGCCGCGCGGCAGTTCTGGGCGACGAAGAAGGCCGTTCGGTTCCATCACATCAGCACCGACGAGGTGTACGGCTCCCTGGGAGAAACGGGATATTTCTTCGAATCCACGCCGTACGACCCGCACAGTCCGTACTCCGCATCGAAAGCGGCCTCGGATCACCTGGTCAGGGCCTACTCTCACACCTACGCGTTGCCGGTCACCATTTCAAATTGCTCGAACAACTACGGCCCGTATCATTTCCCGGAAAAGCTCATCCCGCTCATGATCCTGAACGCCGTGGAGGGAAAAAAGCTGCCCGTGTATGGCGACGGGAAGAACGTCCGCGACTGGCTGTATGTCGAGGACCATTGCGAGGCCATCTGGACGATCCTGAGCCAGGGAAAGCCCGGGGAGACTTACAATATCGGCGGCGAATGCGAGAAGACGAATCTTGAAGTGGTCACGGCTATCTGCGACGCGCTGGAAGACATGTATCCGATCGCAAAGAACTCCCGGATCCGAGACGCGGCATCAGGTATCAAGCGCTATTGTGACCTCATCTCCTTTGTGCCCGACCGCCCTGGACACGACCGCCGCTATGCGATCAATTGCGACAAGATCAAGTCCGAACTCGGTTGGAAGCAACGCCACAACTTTGAGGACGGGCTCCGTGAAACGATCGCGTGGTTCCTGCAAAACGCGGCCTGGGTCGACAGCGTCAGGAGCGGCGACTACCAGAAGTGGATTGAAACGAACTACGCGGTTAGAAAGAGCTGA
- a CDS encoding exosortase/archaeosortase family protein, with product MVFYEDLETLFVQSLDHETNDYIPLVPLVSAYFFYLGRKEIFADTGYAVPIGLGTIVAGAALYAIGVGQGHRLSGNDYLSLVTLSAVIMWIGGFTFCYGLRAVKPALFPLLFLLFIVPIPTVALGKIVAVLQESSAEATSALFGLAGVPVLREGFVFHLTGISIEVAEACSGIHSAIALLLTSIVAGKLFLTSAWTRLALTLVVFPIAVLKNGLRIVTLTLVGNYIDARILAGPLHTQGGIPFFLVALTFLAVVMWLLRRAEAGGQRIDRLGIAPRAS from the coding sequence GTGGTCTTCTACGAAGACCTGGAGACGCTGTTCGTCCAATCACTCGATCACGAGACCAACGATTACATCCCGCTCGTTCCGCTGGTGAGTGCGTACTTCTTCTATTTGGGGAGGAAGGAGATCTTTGCGGACACCGGCTATGCTGTGCCAATTGGGCTGGGAACGATCGTGGCGGGGGCGGCTCTGTATGCCATTGGGGTTGGCCAAGGCCACAGACTCAGCGGGAATGACTATCTTTCCCTAGTGACGTTGTCGGCCGTCATCATGTGGATCGGCGGCTTCACGTTCTGTTACGGATTGCGGGCCGTTAAACCAGCGCTCTTCCCTCTGCTGTTTCTTCTCTTCATCGTTCCCATTCCCACCGTTGCCCTGGGGAAAATCGTCGCGGTGCTGCAGGAATCGTCCGCGGAGGCGACTTCAGCGCTGTTTGGGCTCGCTGGTGTGCCGGTCCTGCGTGAGGGTTTCGTCTTTCATCTGACCGGGATCAGCATCGAGGTCGCAGAAGCGTGTAGCGGAATCCATTCCGCAATTGCGCTGTTACTGACCAGTATCGTCGCCGGGAAGCTGTTCCTGACATCGGCGTGGACAAGGTTGGCATTGACGCTCGTCGTGTTTCCCATTGCGGTCCTGAAAAACGGACTCCGAATAGTCACGCTCACTTTGGTGGGCAATTACATAGACGCACGAATCCTCGCAGGCCCACTTCACACACAAGGCGGGATTCCGTTCTTCCTGGTCGCGCTAACGTTCCTGGCGGTTGTGATGTGGCTATTGAGAAGGGCCGAAGCAGGCGGTCAACGTATTGACCGGCTTGGAATAGCGCCAAGAGCGTCCTAA
- a CDS encoding sigma-54 dependent transcriptional regulator has protein sequence MKKILVVEDHDSLRKGVVEAFQRSGHRVSEAPDAETAIRMIGEEFFGVVITDMSLPGKTGLDVLRAAKATNPLTTVIVMTAYGTVENAVEAMRIGADDYLQKPFQLEELELKVSKSLEHQVVRQTLDDLRGRIGSPNHLVGTSPALKQLIGVIEKVARSHTTVLIQGETGTGKELVANAIHAASPRSGRSLVKVNCAALPEPLLESELFGHERGAFTGADRQRVGRFELANGGTLFLDEIGDMSLQTQAKLLRVLQEQTFERVGGEKTLTVDVRLIAATNKQLDAEVRERRFRDDLFYRLNVVMIDLPPLRERREDILLLARHFLDRYARDLGKPVGEIDPVACDLLENHSWPGNIRELENTIERAVLMAEGSSLRASDLGLASFGGSAMAPPRDETRPRVSNQVPVHSGPADQHSKRLDEIEKNTILRVLAENNWVQKDAARLLGISPRVLNYKIKSHGITHPSWLKHRPPDHTSD, from the coding sequence ATGAAGAAAATTCTCGTGGTCGAGGACCATGATTCGCTCCGCAAGGGCGTTGTCGAGGCGTTCCAGCGCTCGGGGCATCGCGTGAGCGAAGCGCCCGACGCTGAAACCGCGATCCGGATGATCGGCGAGGAGTTCTTCGGGGTGGTGATCACGGACATGTCGTTGCCCGGCAAGACCGGCCTGGACGTGCTCAGGGCCGCCAAGGCCACGAACCCCCTGACCACGGTGATCGTGATGACCGCGTACGGCACCGTGGAAAATGCGGTCGAAGCGATGCGGATCGGCGCTGACGACTATCTCCAGAAGCCGTTTCAACTCGAAGAACTCGAGCTCAAGGTCTCAAAGTCGCTCGAGCATCAAGTGGTGCGGCAGACGCTGGACGACCTGCGCGGCCGGATCGGGTCGCCAAACCATCTGGTCGGCACCAGCCCGGCGCTCAAACAGCTCATCGGCGTCATCGAAAAGGTCGCGCGCAGCCACACCACCGTGCTGATCCAGGGCGAAACCGGCACCGGCAAGGAACTGGTGGCCAACGCCATCCACGCCGCGAGCCCGCGCTCCGGCCGAAGCCTGGTCAAGGTCAACTGCGCGGCCCTGCCCGAGCCGCTGCTGGAGAGCGAACTATTCGGCCACGAACGCGGCGCGTTCACGGGCGCGGATCGTCAGCGCGTCGGACGGTTCGAGCTCGCCAACGGCGGCACACTGTTCCTGGACGAGATCGGCGACATGAGCCTGCAGACGCAGGCCAAGCTGCTGCGGGTGCTCCAGGAGCAGACCTTCGAACGCGTGGGGGGAGAGAAGACGCTGACGGTCGACGTGCGGCTCATTGCCGCGACGAACAAGCAGCTCGACGCCGAAGTTCGCGAGCGCAGGTTTCGCGACGACCTGTTCTATCGACTCAACGTGGTCATGATCGATTTGCCGCCGCTGCGGGAGCGCCGCGAAGACATCTTGCTGCTGGCCAGGCACTTCCTCGACCGCTACGCCCGGGACCTGGGCAAGCCGGTCGGAGAGATCGACCCTGTGGCGTGCGACCTGTTGGAGAATCACTCGTGGCCCGGGAACATCCGGGAACTGGAGAACACGATCGAGCGCGCCGTGCTGATGGCCGAGGGCAGCTCCCTGCGTGCATCGGATCTGGGCTTGGCCTCATTCGGCGGATCCGCCATGGCTCCGCCCCGCGATGAAACCCGTCCCCGCGTTTCCAATCAGGTGCCGGTTCACAGCGGTCCGGCCGATCAACATTCGAAACGGCTGGACGAGATCGAGAAGAACACCATCCTTCGCGTGCTGGCCGAAAACAACTGGGTGCAGAAAGACGCGGCCCGGCTGCTGGGGATCAGCCCGCGCGTGCTGAACTACAAGATCAAGAGCCACGGCATCACCCACCCCTCGTGGCTCAAACACCGCCCGCCCGACCACACGAGCGACTGA
- a CDS encoding ATP-binding protein, giving the protein MKQPALVEQLVGNIRAGLIAVGTQRNVLIVNPAAKAILGLNGHPIEGQPFPEALAAYPTLVGFLHDSLLMRTPLDRVELSLASDRSARTIGISASPLLDERGLQLGVVALFKDITQTERSEEQAQLKERLMALGQMAAGLAHEMRNPLASIKVTVGLLRKAFGKDREIDQKLRSIMGDVQRLNQSVTDCLAFARPIRLDPKHVQLNDVLEKVLNQTILLEHTYPFEVVRKLAPDLPKTWVDPQQLEIVFFNLINNAIDAVRMRHGTIVISTSVQRGAGKERDQLVTTIADNGEGIPPDRLAKVFLPFFTTKGKGSGLGLANAKKIVDHLQGTIEVTSEPGNHTRFSVHLPVITTLTEEAAAA; this is encoded by the coding sequence ATGAAACAGCCAGCGCTCGTCGAACAACTCGTCGGAAACATTCGGGCCGGCCTCATCGCGGTCGGTACGCAGCGCAACGTCCTGATCGTCAATCCGGCCGCAAAAGCCATTCTGGGGCTCAACGGCCACCCGATTGAGGGCCAGCCGTTTCCAGAGGCACTGGCTGCCTATCCCACCTTGGTAGGATTCTTGCACGACTCCCTGCTGATGAGAACGCCCTTGGATCGCGTGGAGCTTTCTTTGGCCAGCGACCGCTCGGCGCGAACAATCGGGATCTCGGCCTCGCCGCTGCTGGATGAACGCGGACTCCAACTCGGCGTGGTGGCCTTGTTCAAAGACATCACCCAGACCGAGCGGAGCGAGGAGCAAGCGCAGCTCAAGGAGCGCCTGATGGCCCTCGGCCAAATGGCCGCCGGTCTGGCCCACGAGATGCGCAACCCCCTCGCCAGCATCAAAGTGACGGTGGGCCTGCTGAGAAAGGCCTTTGGCAAGGACCGGGAGATCGATCAGAAGCTGCGATCCATCATGGGCGACGTGCAGCGCCTGAACCAGAGCGTGACCGATTGCCTGGCGTTCGCCCGGCCGATCCGACTCGATCCCAAACACGTCCAACTCAATGACGTGCTGGAGAAGGTGCTCAATCAGACCATCCTGCTCGAGCACACGTACCCCTTTGAAGTGGTCCGAAAGTTGGCGCCCGATCTCCCCAAGACGTGGGTCGATCCCCAACAGCTCGAGATCGTGTTTTTCAACCTCATCAACAACGCGATCGACGCGGTCCGCATGCGACACGGCACGATCGTCATCTCCACCAGCGTCCAACGCGGCGCGGGCAAAGAGCGCGATCAACTCGTGACCACCATCGCGGACAACGGCGAGGGCATCCCGCCCGACCGCTTGGCCAAGGTGTTTTTGCCCTTCTTCACCACCAAGGGCAAGGGCTCGGGCCTGGGTTTGGCGAACGCGAAAAAAATCGTGGATCACCTCCAGGGCACGATCGAGGTGACCAGTGAGCCTGGCAACCACACGCGATTTTCCGTCCACCTCCCAGTGATCACCACCCTCACCGAGGAGGCTGCGGCGGCATGA
- a CDS encoding tetratricopeptide repeat protein gives MTRAFRSLALTAGVITILVTVAGCTKDPAVQKREHFDRAEQYMTDAKYPEAVIEYRNVLKIDPNDAQANLRLGLAYLNQHPLTYAQPAFAALSKAVELDPSLLEAQLKLGELLALNRQFDAAQAKAELVLAQNPQDLEALLLLAKSELGQGRRDAARDAVAKAKAAHPTDPKPWLAEAAIAVAAEEYGPAERALKEAARIAPTSVEPPLALGSLYRVQGKNAEAEAQYRQAIALKPDNMGLRLTLAQFLVNVGELTRADAAYQDAIKTFPEKTGARLAYAQFLIATRKLDGAMDQYRAVLKEHPRDVVAQKQLAGLLMDQRKPEEARPLVADLTAQRRGDPDVLYLSARLFIADREFDSAVTALQEALKADPDHAKAHQTLGLMYAMRGDIQQAKAELAAAVKAQPALWDARLALGDLHLRTKAPDLALEEARAVLAAVPRYPPALQLAADALLASGKTREALAQYDALIAAAPSSYIGYYRKGLVDRAMGKPTEAEKQFRAALDRAPGAPDVLGQMVSILLQRNDHAGAVSLLETQLKAADSSAPLHHLLGTVYMAANEPTKAEAEFQRAIDLNKSFLPAYEALGRLYSRGRDPEKVIAHYRAMIEAAPTAAPPYFLLGMAYETQQRYDDAMAEYEQALKLDPRFGPAANNLAWLYAERGKNIDVALSLAQTAMEQLPNDPGVADTLGWIYYKKGAYLKAVTLLREATEKLPDNAVTHYHLGMAYHKQGDAKAAKRELERALALDPGFPGGDEAKQALAELRQK, from the coding sequence ATGACTCGCGCGTTTCGCTCGCTGGCGTTGACCGCCGGCGTCATCACGATCTTGGTTACCGTGGCGGGATGCACCAAAGATCCGGCCGTGCAAAAGCGCGAGCACTTCGATCGCGCCGAACAGTACATGACCGACGCGAAGTATCCCGAGGCGGTCATCGAGTACCGCAACGTCCTCAAGATCGACCCCAACGACGCTCAAGCGAACCTCCGCCTGGGGCTGGCGTATCTGAACCAGCATCCTTTGACCTATGCCCAACCGGCGTTCGCCGCGTTGAGCAAGGCGGTCGAGCTGGACCCCTCGCTCCTGGAGGCCCAACTCAAATTGGGCGAGTTGCTGGCGCTGAATCGTCAGTTCGACGCGGCCCAAGCCAAGGCCGAACTGGTCCTGGCCCAGAACCCGCAGGACCTCGAGGCGCTGCTGCTCCTCGCCAAAAGCGAGTTGGGTCAGGGTCGCCGCGACGCGGCCCGCGACGCGGTCGCGAAGGCCAAGGCCGCCCATCCCACGGATCCCAAACCGTGGCTGGCGGAGGCGGCGATCGCCGTGGCCGCTGAAGAGTACGGCCCTGCCGAACGCGCCCTGAAAGAAGCGGCCCGGATCGCACCCACCAGCGTGGAGCCGCCCCTCGCGCTCGGCAGCCTGTATCGGGTCCAAGGCAAGAACGCGGAGGCCGAAGCCCAGTATCGCCAAGCCATCGCGCTGAAGCCCGACAACATGGGCCTTCGCTTAACGCTCGCCCAGTTCTTGGTAAACGTCGGGGAATTGACCCGAGCCGACGCCGCATACCAGGACGCGATCAAAACATTCCCGGAGAAGACGGGAGCGCGCCTCGCGTACGCGCAGTTCCTGATCGCCACCAGGAAGCTCGACGGAGCCATGGACCAGTACCGCGCGGTCCTGAAAGAGCACCCCCGCGACGTCGTGGCCCAAAAACAACTGGCCGGCCTGCTCATGGATCAACGCAAGCCCGAAGAGGCGCGGCCCTTGGTCGCGGACTTGACGGCCCAGCGGCGCGGAGACCCCGACGTGCTCTACCTGTCGGCGCGGTTGTTCATCGCGGACCGGGAGTTCGACAGCGCGGTCACCGCGCTGCAAGAGGCGCTCAAGGCCGACCCCGATCACGCCAAAGCTCACCAAACCCTGGGCCTCATGTACGCGATGCGCGGCGACATTCAGCAGGCCAAGGCCGAGTTGGCCGCCGCGGTGAAGGCCCAACCCGCGCTGTGGGACGCTCGGCTCGCGCTGGGCGACCTGCACCTCCGTACCAAAGCTCCGGATCTCGCGTTGGAAGAAGCGCGCGCCGTGCTGGCCGCGGTCCCGCGCTATCCCCCGGCGCTGCAACTCGCGGCAGACGCATTGCTGGCGAGCGGGAAAACCCGCGAAGCGCTCGCGCAGTACGACGCGCTGATCGCGGCGGCGCCGTCGAGTTACATCGGCTATTACCGCAAGGGCCTCGTGGATCGCGCCATGGGAAAACCCACGGAGGCCGAAAAGCAGTTCAGAGCCGCCCTGGATCGCGCACCCGGCGCTCCCGACGTGCTCGGACAAATGGTCTCGATCCTGCTCCAGAGAAACGACCACGCCGGAGCAGTGAGTCTCCTGGAAACCCAGCTCAAGGCAGCCGATTCTTCGGCACCCCTACACCACCTGCTGGGTACGGTCTACATGGCCGCGAACGAGCCCACAAAAGCCGAGGCCGAATTCCAGCGGGCCATCGACCTGAACAAGAGCTTTCTCCCGGCCTACGAAGCCCTGGGCCGTCTCTACAGCCGCGGCCGCGACCCCGAGAAAGTGATCGCGCACTACCGCGCCATGATCGAAGCCGCCCCGACCGCCGCCCCACCCTATTTCTTGCTCGGAATGGCCTATGAAACCCAGCAGCGCTACGACGACGCAATGGCGGAATACGAACAAGCCCTGAAGCTGGATCCCCGCTTCGGGCCCGCTGCCAACAACCTCGCGTGGCTGTACGCCGAGCGCGGCAAGAACATCGACGTGGCGCTGAGCCTGGCCCAGACCGCCATGGAGCAGTTGCCCAACGACCCGGGCGTGGCGGACACGCTGGGATGGATCTACTACAAGAAGGGAGCGTACCTCAAAGCCGTCACGCTCCTGCGCGAGGCCACCGAAAAACTCCCTGACAACGCCGTCACCCACTACCACCTGGGAATGGCCTACCACAAGCAGGGCGACGCCAAGGCAGCCAAACGCGAACTCGAACGCGCGCTCGCGCTTGACCCTGGGTTCCCAGGCGGAGACGAAGCGAAACAGGCCCTCGCCGAGCTGCGCCAGAAGTAA